The following coding sequences are from one uncultured Desulfobacter sp. window:
- the gabT gene encoding 4-aminobutyrate--2-oxoglutarate transaminase yields MTDMNDIQTLRDQVIPNGHASGTTCYVESAKGAIIKDVQGKEYIDFAGGIAVMNVGHSHPKVVAAIKEQAEKFTHTCFMVNPYDVAVHLADRLCKIAPGAFDKKALFVNSGAEAVENAVKIARYYTKRQGVVVFDGSYHGRTYLTMAMTTKVKPYKCGFGPLAPEVYRAPFGDFEAFTKFFITGINPENTAAVVIEPIQGEGGFIAPPADFLPKVAKFCKDHGIVFIADEIQSGIGRSGKMFAVENFGVEPDLMTVAKSLAAGMPLSAVVGRKEIMDSVHPGGLGGTYGANPVACAAAHAVLDIFEEENLLEKAQAIGEKLGETFGAWTEKFDHVGEVRGIGAMRGYTIVHADGTPDPDKAKKLSAYCFDNGLISLVCGIEGNVVRVLMPLVIEDDQLQKGLDIMEAGLAGLVG; encoded by the coding sequence ATGACTGATATGAACGATATTCAAACCCTGAGAGATCAGGTGATCCCAAACGGCCATGCTTCCGGTACAACCTGCTATGTTGAATCCGCCAAAGGCGCTATTATTAAGGACGTTCAAGGCAAAGAGTATATCGATTTTGCAGGCGGTATTGCCGTAATGAACGTGGGGCACAGTCACCCCAAGGTGGTGGCGGCCATTAAAGAACAGGCTGAAAAATTTACCCATACTTGCTTTATGGTCAATCCCTATGATGTTGCCGTGCACCTGGCCGATCGCCTGTGCAAGATTGCCCCGGGTGCCTTTGACAAAAAAGCTTTGTTTGTCAACTCCGGTGCCGAAGCCGTTGAAAATGCGGTGAAAATCGCCCGCTATTACACCAAGCGCCAGGGCGTTGTGGTATTTGACGGGTCCTACCATGGCCGGACTTACCTTACCATGGCCATGACCACCAAGGTTAAACCGTATAAATGCGGATTCGGTCCCCTGGCCCCTGAAGTGTACCGGGCGCCCTTTGGTGATTTTGAGGCCTTTACCAAATTTTTCATCACCGGCATTAACCCTGAAAATACCGCCGCCGTGGTTATTGAGCCCATCCAGGGAGAAGGCGGATTTATCGCTCCGCCTGCGGACTTTTTGCCCAAGGTGGCTAAGTTCTGTAAAGATCACGGCATTGTGTTTATTGCCGATGAAATTCAGTCCGGTATCGGCCGGTCCGGCAAGATGTTTGCCGTTGAAAATTTTGGTGTGGAACCCGATTTGATGACTGTGGCCAAAAGTCTTGCTGCGGGCATGCCTTTGAGCGCCGTGGTGGGCAGAAAAGAGATTATGGATTCCGTGCATCCCGGCGGCTTGGGCGGCACATACGGTGCCAACCCCGTGGCCTGCGCTGCAGCCCATGCGGTACTGGATATCTTTGAAGAGGAAAATCTTCTGGAAAAGGCCCAGGCCATCGGCGAAAAACTGGGTGAAACCTTTGGTGCCTGGACCGAGAAATTTGATCATGTGGGAGAGGTCAGGGGAATCGGCGCCATGCGGGGATACACCATTGTTCATGCCGACGGCACCCCTGACCCGGACAAGGCTAAAAAATTGTCGGCCTACTGCTTTGACAACGGTTTGATCTCTTTGGTCTGCGGCATTGAAGGCAATGTGGTCCGGGTGTTGATGCCCCTGGTTATTGAAGATGATCAACTGCAAAAAGGTCTGGATATCATGGAAGCGGGACTGGCCGGCCTGGTCGGGTAA
- a CDS encoding FAD-linked oxidase C-terminal domain-containing protein, with protein sequence MNTVDIPRLRNIVGEKNIKTDPLDLFIYGADASVYHAAPWVVVRPDNTAQVQKVMAYANDAKIPVVPRGGGSGMCGQTVSIKGGILLDMKNMNRILEINMPDVYCRVQPGVVDDDLNAALKPYGVFYPPTPASSRIATIGGEIGNNASGVRSVKYGATRDAVLGLKVVLANGDLVTLGAHTRVEASGYQLEKLIVGSEGTLGVVVEAIMSFVPIPEFRCLGVANFDSLRDAGNAISDIMASGTIPSMLELVDDVAIKAVNKTMGLGLKEVAASLLFEADGKVMEAVEYEVAKMQEICKKNNGADLWYSFDAKEREQIFMGRKKLFPALSQFDASMASTSLADDMAVPYSKMADMAAKIHEAAEKNGIIMTAYGHCGSGCMHTKIMMDVSKKEQWQGAKRAITEIYEYVNSIGGTTSAEHGIGISKADAFRTEKADSLKMMAAIKAALDPNNILNPGKLQQAPEDWVTATDLRYAVNS encoded by the coding sequence ATGAATACGGTCGATATCCCCAGACTCAGGAACATAGTCGGGGAAAAAAACATAAAGACAGATCCGCTTGACCTGTTTATTTACGGCGCAGACGCATCTGTTTACCATGCCGCACCATGGGTTGTAGTCAGACCTGACAATACCGCGCAGGTCCAAAAAGTAATGGCCTATGCCAATGATGCAAAAATACCGGTTGTCCCCAGGGGCGGCGGCTCGGGAATGTGCGGGCAGACCGTGTCGATCAAGGGCGGAATTCTTCTGGACATGAAGAACATGAACCGGATCCTTGAAATCAACATGCCCGATGTTTACTGCCGGGTGCAACCGGGTGTGGTGGACGATGATCTCAATGCCGCACTTAAACCTTATGGCGTTTTCTATCCCCCGACACCGGCCTCTTCACGTATCGCCACCATCGGCGGCGAGATCGGCAACAATGCGTCGGGCGTTCGTTCCGTAAAATACGGCGCAACCCGTGATGCGGTGTTGGGCTTGAAAGTAGTTCTGGCCAATGGCGACCTGGTCACCCTAGGTGCCCATACCCGTGTGGAAGCATCCGGTTATCAGCTTGAAAAACTCATCGTGGGTTCGGAAGGCACCCTGGGTGTTGTGGTGGAAGCGATCATGAGCTTTGTACCCATCCCTGAATTCAGATGCCTGGGCGTTGCCAATTTTGACAGTCTCAGAGATGCCGGCAATGCCATTAGTGACATTATGGCCTCGGGCACCATTCCTTCCATGCTTGAACTCGTGGATGACGTTGCCATCAAAGCGGTAAACAAAACCATGGGCTTAGGCCTTAAGGAAGTGGCTGCCTCCCTGCTTTTTGAAGCTGACGGGAAAGTGATGGAAGCCGTGGAGTATGAAGTTGCCAAAATGCAGGAAATCTGCAAAAAGAACAACGGTGCCGACCTCTGGTACAGTTTTGATGCCAAAGAGCGCGAACAGATCTTCATGGGCCGTAAAAAATTGTTCCCCGCCCTATCACAGTTTGACGCCAGCATGGCTTCCACATCCCTGGCCGACGATATGGCAGTACCTTACTCCAAGATGGCGGATATGGCCGCTAAAATCCATGAAGCGGCCGAAAAGAACGGCATCATCATGACGGCATACGGCCATTGCGGATCAGGCTGCATGCACACCAAGATCATGATGGACGTCAGCAAAAAAGAGCAGTGGCAGGGTGCCAAGAGAGCCATTACCGAAATTTATGAATATGTAAATTCCATCGGCGGCACAACTTCTGCTGAACACGGTATCGGCATTTCCAAAGCGGATGCCTTCAGGACGGAGAAAGCGGATTCCTTAAAAATGATGGCTGCCATCAAAGCGGCCCTGGACCCCAATAACATTCTCAATCCCGGCAAGCTGCAACAGGCGCCGGAAGACTGGGTAACGGCAACAGATCTTAGATATGCCGTCAATAGCTGA
- a CDS encoding hydrogenase iron-sulfur subunit: protein MQTTETKFKNLEKWEGMLAKCIRCGYCYEHCPMFKFTRWESDAPRGKNILAHGLLTGSLELTREIAEKSFSCFFCKRCEAACSSGVLITDIMLDMRRDLVELGYKKNIGTISTTDRSCARCLQCVRACPHDAREYIDLEGIVVDPVKCKSCGICVEICPIEAVSIPLPFGTDTENMDQKAAEFLNSTESAKVICFACNWSYHPDIQNSKMPESETHDKEYEILVNLCGGRLDKNLLLTPFLNQAWGVLVAVCPDGECTHDGNVAALQRVTKMKETLETLDINPERIHLVQIPRGDKQLYQAEIDTFMEKINQMGPIR, encoded by the coding sequence ATGCAGACAACAGAAACAAAATTTAAAAATTTAGAAAAATGGGAAGGCATGCTGGCCAAGTGCATTCGGTGTGGATACTGTTACGAGCACTGCCCCATGTTTAAATTCACGCGCTGGGAATCCGACGCACCCAGGGGTAAAAATATTTTAGCCCACGGACTTTTGACCGGTTCACTTGAACTGACACGGGAAATCGCGGAAAAATCGTTCAGTTGTTTCTTTTGCAAACGCTGTGAAGCGGCCTGTTCTTCCGGGGTTCTAATAACGGATATCATGCTGGATATGCGAAGAGACCTGGTGGAACTGGGGTACAAAAAAAATATCGGCACCATATCAACCACTGACCGCTCATGCGCCAGATGCCTACAGTGCGTCAGGGCCTGCCCCCATGATGCCCGGGAATATATTGACCTTGAAGGCATTGTCGTGGATCCGGTAAAATGCAAGTCCTGCGGTATCTGTGTTGAAATCTGCCCCATTGAAGCAGTAAGCATTCCATTACCGTTCGGCACCGACACCGAAAATATGGACCAAAAAGCCGCCGAGTTCCTCAACTCCACTGAATCCGCCAAGGTTATTTGTTTCGCCTGTAACTGGTCATACCATCCTGACATTCAGAACTCCAAAATGCCGGAATCTGAAACCCATGACAAAGAGTATGAAATCCTGGTGAACCTGTGCGGCGGCCGTCTTGATAAAAATCTCTTGTTGACACCGTTCCTTAACCAGGCATGGGGCGTTCTTGTTGCGGTTTGTCCGGATGGGGAATGTACCCATGACGGTAACGTCGCAGCCCTGCAGCGGGTGACCAAAATGAAGGAAACCCTTGAAACCCTTGACATTAACCCCGAGCGAATTCACCTGGTTCAGATCCCGAGAGGCGACAAGCAATTGTACCAGGCTGAAATTGATACCTTTATGGAAAAGATAAATCAGATGGGCCCCATACGCTAA
- the ftcD gene encoding glutamate formimidoyltransferase has protein sequence MDKIVECVPNFSEGKDKKIIDAIADAIAQTPGCSLLDVESGNSTNRTVYTFVADPGHVVEGALAAARVAREKIDMRRHRGEHHRMGALDVCPFIPVTGVTMDECVEISKRFGKRLADELGVPVYLYENSARLDYRKKLPQIREGQYEALAQRVVQDKWRPDFGPARFVPEWGATVTGARFFLIAYNVNLLGTPNQAHRIALNLREAGRGPQEPGRFKDVKGMGWYVEDYNLAQVTVNLNNYMVTPPHILFEAVKEEAAKLNIAVAGSQIVGVIPLAPILQAAEYYIKKEGLFILDEDQKVRLAVERLGLNSVSSFDPKTKIIEYIIAESPDEPLAGMSVRAFIEEVAGRSIAPGGGSVAAAVAAMGAGLGAMVAKLTLGVRRFEAVDADMRRLIPPLHEAAMALIPMIDADTDAFADYVAALKLPETTEEENQYRTAQLQLGLKKAIEVPLSVMTLGDKAWDAMMGVAQDGNIASRSDLEMGARALEVGIWGAYRTLVNNMDDIHDNQYRKKIMDKADAMRDRAVECCQKMLDILGKRSA, from the coding sequence ATGGATAAAATCGTTGAATGTGTGCCCAATTTTTCCGAAGGAAAAGATAAGAAGATTATTGATGCCATCGCCGATGCCATCGCTCAAACCCCCGGATGCAGTCTGCTGGATGTGGAATCGGGAAATTCCACCAACCGGACGGTGTATACCTTTGTGGCGGACCCTGGGCATGTGGTGGAGGGTGCGCTGGCCGCAGCAAGGGTGGCCCGGGAAAAAATAGACATGCGCCGCCACCGGGGCGAACACCATCGCATGGGAGCCCTGGATGTGTGTCCCTTCATCCCTGTGACCGGCGTGACCATGGACGAGTGTGTGGAAATTTCAAAACGGTTTGGTAAACGGCTGGCCGATGAACTTGGCGTCCCGGTTTATCTGTACGAGAATTCCGCCCGCCTGGATTACCGCAAAAAGCTGCCCCAGATCCGGGAGGGCCAGTATGAAGCCCTTGCCCAGCGCGTTGTCCAGGATAAATGGCGGCCCGATTTCGGCCCGGCCAGGTTTGTACCCGAATGGGGGGCCACGGTCACCGGGGCCCGGTTTTTTCTCATTGCCTATAATGTTAATCTGTTGGGTACGCCCAATCAGGCCCATCGCATTGCACTGAATCTGCGTGAAGCAGGCAGAGGTCCCCAGGAGCCGGGCCGGTTCAAGGATGTCAAGGGGATGGGCTGGTATGTGGAGGACTACAACCTGGCCCAGGTGACGGTGAATTTGAATAATTATATGGTCACGCCGCCCCATATTCTGTTTGAAGCCGTTAAAGAAGAAGCCGCCAAACTTAACATTGCCGTGGCGGGTTCCCAGATTGTGGGTGTGATTCCCCTGGCGCCGATTTTACAGGCCGCCGAGTATTATATTAAAAAGGAAGGGCTTTTTATTTTGGACGAAGACCAAAAGGTCCGGCTGGCCGTTGAGCGCCTGGGGTTGAATTCGGTCTCTTCCTTTGATCCTAAAACCAAGATTATTGAGTATATCATTGCCGAGTCACCCGATGAACCCCTGGCCGGTATGAGTGTCCGCGCCTTTATCGAAGAGGTTGCCGGTAGAAGTATCGCACCCGGCGGCGGTTCGGTGGCGGCCGCTGTTGCGGCCATGGGCGCAGGGCTTGGCGCCATGGTGGCCAAACTGACCCTGGGGGTGCGACGGTTTGAAGCGGTTGACGCTGACATGAGACGGCTGATTCCCCCCTTGCATGAAGCGGCTATGGCCTTGATTCCCATGATTGATGCCGATACCGATGCCTTTGCCGATTATGTGGCAGCGTTGAAACTGCCGGAAACCACGGAGGAAGAGAATCAATACAGAACAGCGCAGCTCCAGCTGGGTCTGAAAAAAGCCATTGAGGTGCCTTTGTCCGTCATGACCCTGGGGGACAAGGCCTGGGATGCCATGATGGGCGTGGCGCAAGACGGCAATATTGCGTCCCGGTCGGATCTGGAGATGGGTGCCAGGGCACTTGAGGTGGGTATCTGGGGGGCGTACAGAACCCTGGTAAATAATATGGACGACATCCATGATAACCAATACCGTAAAAAAATTATGGACAAGGCCGATGCGATGAGAGATAGGGCCGTTGAATGCTGTCAAAAAATGCTGGATATCCTTGGAAAAAGATCTGCCTGA
- a CDS encoding NAD-dependent succinate-semialdehyde dehydrogenase yields the protein MLQLKNSDLFCPRCFVQDRWIDADSGKTVEVTNPATGEVLGTVPYCGADETRRAVDAANQSLDAWRKKTAGERSAVLRKWHDLLMENQEDLAVIMTAEQGKPLAESRGEIAYAAGFFEWFAEEAKRVYGDVIPQTVASQRLVVIKQPVGVVAAITPWNFPSAMITRKAGAALAAGCTMVVKPATATPFSALAIAKLGQQAGVPEGVFNVLTGSSSAIGGELTSNPIVRKLTFTGSTEIGKMLMRDCSGTMKRLSMELGGNAPFIVFDDADVDAAVEGAMASKYRNSGQTCVCTNRIYVQAGVYDEFCRKLTTAVEGLKVGNGFDDGVQQGPLIDMGAVEAVESHIQDAVSKGGKVLIGGARHALGHSFFEPTIVADATDEMRVAKEETFGPLAPVFKFETEEEVVRKANDTEFGLAAYFYTKDLGRTWRMGEGLEYGLVGINTGLVSNPVAPFGGVKESGNGREGSKYGLDDYLEIKYMCMSI from the coding sequence ATGCTACAGTTAAAAAACTCAGATCTCTTTTGTCCCCGTTGTTTTGTTCAGGATCGCTGGATTGATGCAGACAGCGGCAAGACCGTTGAAGTGACCAATCCTGCAACAGGAGAGGTCCTTGGTACGGTTCCCTATTGTGGTGCCGATGAAACGCGAAGGGCCGTTGATGCAGCCAACCAAAGTTTGGATGCCTGGAGAAAAAAAACAGCCGGGGAACGCTCGGCTGTTTTGCGAAAGTGGCACGACCTGCTCATGGAAAACCAGGAAGATTTGGCCGTGATCATGACCGCAGAGCAGGGCAAGCCCCTGGCCGAATCCAGAGGCGAGATCGCCTATGCCGCAGGCTTTTTTGAATGGTTTGCCGAAGAGGCAAAGCGGGTATACGGGGATGTGATTCCCCAGACCGTAGCCTCCCAGCGTCTGGTGGTGATCAAGCAGCCTGTGGGGGTGGTGGCCGCCATCACCCCGTGGAATTTTCCCAGCGCCATGATCACCAGAAAGGCGGGTGCTGCACTGGCTGCCGGTTGTACCATGGTGGTGAAACCTGCAACCGCCACCCCGTTTTCAGCCCTGGCCATTGCAAAACTTGGGCAACAGGCCGGCGTACCCGAGGGTGTGTTCAATGTGTTGACCGGCTCTTCTTCGGCCATTGGTGGAGAACTTACGTCCAACCCCATTGTCCGGAAGTTGACCTTCACCGGCTCCACCGAGATCGGTAAAATGTTGATGCGGGATTGTTCCGGCACCATGAAGCGGCTCTCCATGGAACTGGGCGGAAACGCCCCGTTTATTGTGTTTGACGATGCTGATGTTGATGCGGCTGTGGAGGGCGCCATGGCTTCCAAATACCGCAACTCAGGCCAGACCTGCGTATGCACCAACCGGATTTATGTCCAGGCCGGTGTGTATGATGAATTTTGCCGGAAGCTGACAACGGCCGTGGAAGGCCTTAAGGTGGGCAATGGATTTGATGACGGGGTGCAGCAGGGGCCGCTCATTGATATGGGTGCCGTGGAAGCCGTGGAAAGCCACATCCAGGATGCAGTGAGCAAAGGCGGAAAAGTCCTGATCGGCGGTGCGCGCCATGCCCTGGGCCACAGTTTTTTCGAGCCCACCATTGTTGCCGATGCCACCGATGAGATGCGGGTGGCCAAAGAGGAGACCTTTGGGCCCCTGGCCCCGGTTTTCAAGTTTGAGACGGAAGAAGAGGTGGTCCGCAAGGCCAACGATACGGAATTTGGCCTGGCCGCCTATTTTTACACCAAAGATCTGGGCAGAACCTGGCGTATGGGTGAGGGGCTGGAATATGGGCTGGTGGGTATCAATACCGGTCTTGTCTCCAATCCTGTGGCGCCCTTTGGTGGTGTCAAAGAGTCGGGTAACGGCCGGGAAGGCTCGAAATACGGCCTGGATGATTACCTCGAAATAAAATACATGTGCATGTCCATATAG
- a CDS encoding peptidoglycan endopeptidase: MKRSTIHLILVLIWAAPILASHSLIIEHQDPQKPVNSPPGVLFRQFIPSIAEQFIGMPAVYGGRPKQTGTTDNSWLFYSIYAGAATKAGLVYKTFMPMDLLLSNTHPIKADDVKNGDLLVLKNNLAAMVYQVDPDGRMHFLYASKKRGEVTIFNSENIVYHAYWLEHFRGFFRINEDLLMPARPQ, encoded by the coding sequence ATGAAAAGATCAACCATACATTTAATACTGGTTCTGATCTGGGCTGCTCCGATCCTGGCCAGTCACTCGCTCATCATTGAGCATCAGGACCCCCAAAAGCCTGTGAACTCGCCCCCTGGCGTTCTCTTCCGCCAGTTCATCCCCTCAATTGCCGAGCAATTCATCGGCATGCCCGCGGTATATGGCGGACGCCCCAAGCAGACAGGCACCACAGACAATTCCTGGCTGTTTTACTCCATTTACGCCGGGGCTGCCACCAAAGCAGGGTTGGTTTACAAAACATTTATGCCCATGGACCTTTTACTGAGCAACACACACCCCATCAAAGCGGATGATGTCAAAAACGGAGACCTGCTCGTACTGAAAAATAATCTTGCCGCCATGGTGTACCAGGTGGACCCCGACGGCCGGATGCATTTTCTCTATGCGTCAAAAAAACGGGGAGAAGTCACGATTTTCAACAGTGAAAATATCGTTTACCATGCATACTGGCTCGAGCACTTTAGGGGATTTTTCAGAATCAATGAAGATCTGCTGATGCCGGCCCGGCCCCAATAG
- a CDS encoding sigma 54-interacting transcriptional regulator — protein sequence MPPLDDQKNSRAPFLSSMGVVVLSMPDLKVIGLNRPMLEMIGRPADLFKGKDFVHALADMGAGLCLLDQTPLSRDQFHQCILSPVQSHFQGIGLVFKLPGKTPCKALVMPHHLFERKKDSAMMICLFFDIGGSGDEMPVDLQGIHELQKAFRKKADDLKSTNAQLEAMYNASSESIWVLSGKGSVVSINKAGEALLGLRAEEVVGKGVDELVAAGFIDQSVTRQVLDTGRQVSLLQSTHRTGKQLLVTGTPVFDENDNISMVIVNERDMTQLTKLQEQLQRVKEEKNRINAELNQLSLQGLKENEIIAHSKEMQALLVACRKLSDMNVSSILILGESGTGKGLLAKYIHKSNTLLTGPLVKINCAAVPETLLEAELFGYEPGAFTGAKNQGKIGLFEAAKNGTLFLDEIGELSLPLQAKLLTCLEEKEIMHIGGLKPIKINCNIIAATNEDLDRKVAAKQFRRDLYFRLNAFPLTIPPLRHRPEDIMELTLYFLDKYNGAYKRACTISGMELSRIQAHEFPGNVRELKNCIRRAVVMAEKNSLEGIVGTPIAGGSSQIGAAKKGPGESPKKGFNQQVADFEKQLLVSALKTWGTTRAMAAGLDMTQSQVVRKLKKYGLSCLLVQNV from the coding sequence ATGCCGCCTTTGGATGATCAGAAAAATAGCCGCGCCCCCTTCCTTTCTTCCATGGGGGTTGTTGTCCTTTCAATGCCCGATTTGAAAGTCATCGGCCTTAACCGCCCCATGTTGGAGATGATTGGGCGGCCGGCAGACCTTTTTAAGGGTAAGGACTTTGTGCACGCCCTGGCTGACATGGGCGCCGGGCTTTGCCTTCTTGATCAGACCCCCCTTTCCCGGGATCAATTTCATCAATGTATTTTATCCCCAGTGCAGTCGCATTTCCAGGGAATTGGCTTGGTTTTTAAACTGCCCGGGAAAACGCCCTGCAAGGCGTTGGTCATGCCCCACCATCTCTTTGAAAGAAAAAAAGATTCGGCAATGATGATTTGCCTGTTCTTTGATATCGGGGGCTCGGGCGATGAAATGCCGGTGGATTTACAAGGCATTCACGAACTGCAAAAGGCTTTTAGAAAAAAAGCCGATGACCTTAAATCAACCAATGCCCAGCTTGAAGCCATGTACAATGCCTCCTCGGAAAGTATCTGGGTGTTAAGCGGCAAGGGATCGGTGGTCAGCATCAACAAGGCGGGGGAGGCGCTTTTGGGCCTCCGGGCTGAAGAGGTGGTGGGCAAAGGTGTGGATGAACTGGTGGCGGCCGGATTTATTGATCAGTCCGTGACCCGGCAGGTGCTGGATACCGGCCGGCAGGTGAGTCTGCTTCAGTCAACACACCGCACGGGCAAACAGCTGCTGGTTACCGGCACACCGGTCTTTGATGAGAACGATAATATTTCCATGGTGATTGTTAATGAGCGGGACATGACCCAGTTGACCAAATTGCAGGAACAGCTGCAACGGGTTAAAGAAGAAAAAAACAGGATCAATGCCGAACTTAACCAGCTCTCCCTCCAAGGACTTAAGGAGAATGAAATCATTGCCCATTCCAAGGAGATGCAGGCGCTTCTGGTGGCGTGCCGGAAGCTTTCGGACATGAATGTCTCCAGCATTTTGATCCTGGGTGAATCGGGTACCGGCAAAGGGCTTTTGGCAAAGTATATTCATAAAAGCAATACCCTGCTGACCGGTCCGCTGGTTAAGATCAACTGTGCAGCGGTTCCTGAAACCCTTCTTGAGGCAGAGCTTTTCGGGTATGAGCCCGGCGCCTTTACCGGGGCAAAAAACCAGGGGAAAATCGGTCTTTTCGAGGCTGCCAAAAACGGAACGCTTTTTTTAGATGAGATCGGAGAGTTGTCGTTACCCTTGCAGGCCAAGCTTTTGACTTGCCTGGAGGAAAAAGAGATCATGCACATTGGCGGGTTAAAACCCATTAAGATCAATTGCAATATTATTGCGGCAACCAACGAAGATCTTGACAGGAAGGTGGCGGCAAAACAGTTTCGCCGGGATCTCTATTTCAGGCTCAATGCATTCCCGCTGACAATTCCCCCTTTGAGGCATCGGCCCGAAGATATTATGGAGCTGACCCTTTATTTTCTGGATAAGTATAATGGTGCGTATAAACGTGCCTGTACGATTTCCGGCATGGAACTTAGTCGTATCCAGGCCCATGAATTCCCCGGCAATGTCCGGGAGTTAAAAAACTGCATCCGGCGTGCGGTGGTGATGGCTGAAAAAAACAGCCTTGAGGGGATTGTGGGTACTCCGATTGCCGGGGGATCATCCCAGATCGGTGCGGCAAAAAAGGGGCCGGGCGAATCCCCAAAAAAAGGATTTAACCAGCAAGTGGCCGATTTTGAAAAACAACTGCTGGTCAGTGCCCTTAAAACCTGGGGAACCACCCGGGCCATGGCAGCGGGTCTGGATATGACCCAGTCCCAGGTTGTCCGGAAACTTAAAAAATATGGATTAAGCTGTTTGCTTGTCCAAAACGTGTGA